From a single Candoia aspera isolate rCanAsp1 chromosome 2, rCanAsp1.hap2, whole genome shotgun sequence genomic region:
- the P4HA2 gene encoding prolyl 4-hydroxylase subunit alpha-2 isoform X1 produces the protein MAPWITLLLLTCLGHIQGEFFTSIGQMTDLIYAEKDLVQSLKAYIQEEESKLAKIKSWAETMESLTVKSSSDPEGYLAHPVNAYKLVKRLNKEWLELENLVLEDNTKGFIANLTVQRQFFPNEEDETGAAKALMRLQDTYKLDPEMISKGEFPGTKYRSALTVDDCFSMGKTAYSDGDYYHTVLWMQQALKQHDGGEEATTTKAEILDYLSYAVFQLGDLHRAIELTRRLVILEPDHERAGSNLQYFEKLLESEKETNQFNKTSGTSEPKTYSGIYERPQDYLPERETYEALCRGEGVKLTPRRQKRLFCRYHNGNRNPYLIIAPFKEEDEWDSPHIVRYYEVLSDGEIEKIKELAKPKLARATVRDPKTGVLTVANYRVSKSSWLEEEDDLVVAKVNHRMEQITGLTTKTAELLQVANYGMGGQYEPHFDFSRKDEPDVFKRLGTGNRLATFLNYMSDVEAGGATVFPDFGAAIWPKKGTAVFWYNLFRSGEGDYRTRHAACPVLVGCKWVSNKWFHERGNEFLRPCGTTEVD, from the exons GCCAGATGACAGACCTGATTTATGCAGAAAAAGATCTGGTACAGTCATTAAAAGCATATATTCAAGAGGAAGAATCCAAACTTGctaaaataaaaag CTGGGCTGAGACCATGGAATCCTTAACTGTCAAATCCTCCTCTGATCCAGAAGGTTATCTTGCTCATCCTGTCAATGCCTATAAACTCGTAAAGCGCCTCAACAAAGAATGGTTGGAGCTGGAGAATCTGGTTCTTGAGGACAACACCAAGG GCTTTATTGCAAATCTGACGGTTCAGCGTCAATTTTTCCCAAATGAAGAAGATGAAACTGGAGCTGCCAAAGCGTTAATGCGTTTGCAGGACACATACAAGCTGGACCCTGAAATGATATCAAAAGGAGAATTTCCAG GCACAAAATACCGTTCTGCCCTGACAGTGGATGACTGTTTTAGTATGGGGAAAACAGCTTACAGTGATGGAGATTATTACCACACAGTGCTGTGGATGCAGCAGGCACTGAAACAGCATGATGGTGGTGAAGAGGCAACCACCACTAAAGCTGAGATCTTGGATTACCTTAGCTATGCCGTTTTTCAGCTCGGGGATTTACACAGAGCGATAGAACTTACAAGGCGGTTGGTCATCCTAG AGCCAGATCATGAGAGAGCAGGCAGCAACTTGCAGTACTTTGAGAAGCTGCTGGAGAGcgaaaaagaaacaaaccagtTCAATAAAACGTCGGGCACAAGCGAGCCCAAAACGTACAGTGGCATTTATGAAAGGCCTCAGGACTACCTGCCAGAGCGCGAGACCTATGAGGCCCTTTGCAGAGGGGAAGGTGTGAAACTG ACGCCTCGAAGACAGAAGAGGTTGTTTTGCAGATACCACAATGGAAATCGAAATCCCTACTTAATTATAGCACCTTTTAAAGAAGAAGATGAATGGGACAGTCCACACATAGTCAGATATTATGAAGTTTTATCTGATGGAGAAATAGAGAAGATTAAGGAGTTGGCTAAACCAAAA CTGGCAAGAGCTACAGTCCGCGACCCCAAAACAGGCGTACTAACAGTAGCCAACTATCGGGTTTCTAAAAG TTCATGgctggaagaagaggatgacctggTTGTTGCCAAAGTAAATCATCGAATGGAGCAGATTACAGGATTAACTACCAAAACAGCTGAATTACTGCAG GTTGCTAATTATGGGATGGGAGGACAATATGAGCCACATTTTGACTTCTCAAGG aAAGATGAACCTGATGTTTTCAAGCGTTTAGGGACTGGGAACCGTTTGGCCACTTTTTTGAACTAT aTGAGCGATGTTGAAGCAGGAGGTGCAACAGTTTTCCCAGATTTTGGAGCTGCAATTTGGCCCAAAAAG GGGACTGCAGTTTTCTGGTATAACCTGTTCCGAAGTGGAGAAGGTGATTACCGAACAAGACATGCAGCATGTCCAGTGTTAGTAGGCTGTAAGTGGG TATCAAACAAATGGTTTCATGAAAGAGGCAATGAATTTTTAAGACCATGTGGTACAACAGAAGTGGACTGA
- the P4HA2 gene encoding prolyl 4-hydroxylase subunit alpha-2 isoform X2, whose product MAPWITLLLLTCLGHIQGEFFTSIGQMTDLIYAEKDLVQSLKAYIQEEESKLAKIKSWAETMESLTVKSSSDPEGYLAHPVNAYKLVKRLNKEWLELENLVLEDNTKGFIANLTVQRQFFPNEEDETGAAKALMRLQDTYKLDPEMISKGEFPGTKYRSALTVDDCFSMGKTAYSDGDYYHTVLWMQQALKQHDGGEEATTTKAEILDYLSYAVFQLGDLHRAIELTRRLVILEPDHERAGSNLQYFEKLLESEKETNQFNKTSGTSEPKTYSGIYERPQDYLPERETYEALCRGEGVKLTPRRQKRLFCRYHNGNRNPYLIIAPFKEEDEWDSPHIVRYYEVLSDGEIEKIKELAKPKLARATVRDPKTGVLTVANYRVSKSSWLEEEDDLVVAKVNHRMEQITGLTTKTAELLQVANYGMGGQYEPHFDFSRRPFDSTLKTEGNRLATFLNYMSDVEAGGATVFPDFGAAIWPKKGTAVFWYNLFRSGEGDYRTRHAACPVLVGCKWVSNKWFHERGNEFLRPCGTTEVD is encoded by the exons GCCAGATGACAGACCTGATTTATGCAGAAAAAGATCTGGTACAGTCATTAAAAGCATATATTCAAGAGGAAGAATCCAAACTTGctaaaataaaaag CTGGGCTGAGACCATGGAATCCTTAACTGTCAAATCCTCCTCTGATCCAGAAGGTTATCTTGCTCATCCTGTCAATGCCTATAAACTCGTAAAGCGCCTCAACAAAGAATGGTTGGAGCTGGAGAATCTGGTTCTTGAGGACAACACCAAGG GCTTTATTGCAAATCTGACGGTTCAGCGTCAATTTTTCCCAAATGAAGAAGATGAAACTGGAGCTGCCAAAGCGTTAATGCGTTTGCAGGACACATACAAGCTGGACCCTGAAATGATATCAAAAGGAGAATTTCCAG GCACAAAATACCGTTCTGCCCTGACAGTGGATGACTGTTTTAGTATGGGGAAAACAGCTTACAGTGATGGAGATTATTACCACACAGTGCTGTGGATGCAGCAGGCACTGAAACAGCATGATGGTGGTGAAGAGGCAACCACCACTAAAGCTGAGATCTTGGATTACCTTAGCTATGCCGTTTTTCAGCTCGGGGATTTACACAGAGCGATAGAACTTACAAGGCGGTTGGTCATCCTAG AGCCAGATCATGAGAGAGCAGGCAGCAACTTGCAGTACTTTGAGAAGCTGCTGGAGAGcgaaaaagaaacaaaccagtTCAATAAAACGTCGGGCACAAGCGAGCCCAAAACGTACAGTGGCATTTATGAAAGGCCTCAGGACTACCTGCCAGAGCGCGAGACCTATGAGGCCCTTTGCAGAGGGGAAGGTGTGAAACTG ACGCCTCGAAGACAGAAGAGGTTGTTTTGCAGATACCACAATGGAAATCGAAATCCCTACTTAATTATAGCACCTTTTAAAGAAGAAGATGAATGGGACAGTCCACACATAGTCAGATATTATGAAGTTTTATCTGATGGAGAAATAGAGAAGATTAAGGAGTTGGCTAAACCAAAA CTGGCAAGAGCTACAGTCCGCGACCCCAAAACAGGCGTACTAACAGTAGCCAACTATCGGGTTTCTAAAAG TTCATGgctggaagaagaggatgacctggTTGTTGCCAAAGTAAATCATCGAATGGAGCAGATTACAGGATTAACTACCAAAACAGCTGAATTACTGCAG GTTGCTAATTATGGGATGGGAGGACAATATGAGCCACATTTTGACTTCTCAAGG CGACCCTTTGACAGCACACTCAAAACGGAAGGAAATAGGCTAGCAACGTTTCTTAACTAT aTGAGCGATGTTGAAGCAGGAGGTGCAACAGTTTTCCCAGATTTTGGAGCTGCAATTTGGCCCAAAAAG GGGACTGCAGTTTTCTGGTATAACCTGTTCCGAAGTGGAGAAGGTGATTACCGAACAAGACATGCAGCATGTCCAGTGTTAGTAGGCTGTAAGTGGG TATCAAACAAATGGTTTCATGAAAGAGGCAATGAATTTTTAAGACCATGTGGTACAACAGAAGTGGACTGA